From the Candidatus Zixiibacteriota bacterium genome, one window contains:
- a CDS encoding AAA family ATPase — protein MRLDDKYRPTCLSEVIGQEKVIKKIELLQSRGWGGRAYWLAGGSGTGKTTLARIVARSGADPLYIREVVARQLSPNGLREVVDSWRYIPMAERPGHALIVNEAHGLSRPVIELFLDILENLPRNVVVVFTTTLEGNDLFEENLDSSPFASRCVDLRLASRGLCDLFAERAKWIAQAEGLDGKPLEAYINLLKQCRNNLRMALQQIEAGAML, from the coding sequence ATGCGACTCGATGACAAGTACCGACCGACCTGTCTCTCTGAGGTTATTGGACAGGAAAAGGTCATAAAGAAGATCGAACTGCTGCAATCACGTGGCTGGGGCGGGCGGGCATACTGGCTGGCCGGGGGATCAGGCACCGGCAAGACCACCCTGGCCCGGATAGTCGCCCGCTCAGGGGCCGATCCGCTCTATATCCGGGAAGTGGTCGCCCGGCAGCTATCGCCCAACGGTCTGCGTGAGGTAGTCGACAGTTGGCGGTATATCCCAATGGCCGAGAGACCGGGCCATGCATTGATCGTCAACGAAGCTCACGGTCTTTCGCGGCCTGTTATCGAGCTGTTTCTGGACATTTTGGAGAATCTTCCGCGCAATGTGGTGGTGGTGTTTACAACTACCCTTGAGGGGAATGACCTGTTCGAGGAGAACCTGGACAGTTCGCCGTTTGCGTCCCGGTGTGTCGATCTTCGTCTGGCCAGCCGGGGCCTGTGTGACCTGTTTGCCGAGCGGGCCAAGTGGATTGCTCAGGCCGAGGGGCTGGACGGCAAACCGCTTGAGGCCTACATAAACCTGCTCAAGCAGTGTCGGAACAACCTGCGGATGGCGCTGCAGCAGATTGAAGCCGGGGCGATGCTATGA
- a CDS encoding tyrosine-type recombinase/integrase, whose amino-acid sequence MTSHTTLELVSTGPDKAPVRLAEAQAVFDTLDVSESTLADYKARIGRFLRLVRRTGLTPDSFLNYKRILAARTDLTAATKNKYLAAARVFLRELHRRGYLPVDITANVKSFSQSKRHKRTGITDEEMTLLTGRIRELDLSPNNARLRAILCLLGLQGLRQVEICRLDVTDLDLNARTAMVQGKGQDDKEPIDLLPETVTALAEHIRINYVADGPLFCGFSNNSRRLTTRGLRLIVDRTLRELGLCRTVHGFRHYFTTKLIEAYGGDLLTVAQYTRHRSLEMLQVYNDSVKRQADLPRFYETFGEVKFGPDTAPDSHNSNYRK is encoded by the coding sequence ATGACCTCACACACCACGCTGGAATTGGTCTCTACGGGGCCAGATAAGGCTCCTGTGAGGCTGGCAGAAGCTCAGGCGGTGTTTGACACACTGGACGTATCCGAAAGCACCCTGGCAGACTACAAAGCAAGGATTGGGCGGTTTCTGCGATTGGTCCGGCGAACCGGCCTGACTCCGGACTCCTTCTTGAACTACAAGCGGATTCTGGCCGCCCGGACCGACCTGACCGCCGCCACCAAGAACAAGTATCTGGCGGCAGCCAGGGTATTCTTGAGGGAGCTGCATCGGCGGGGGTATCTGCCGGTGGACATCACTGCCAACGTGAAGAGCTTCAGCCAGAGCAAGCGGCACAAGCGGACCGGGATCACTGACGAAGAAATGACCCTGCTGACTGGGCGAATCCGGGAGCTGGATTTGTCGCCAAATAATGCCCGTTTGAGGGCTATTCTGTGCTTGTTAGGACTGCAAGGCCTGCGACAAGTTGAAATCTGCCGACTGGACGTGACCGATCTTGACCTGAATGCTCGAACAGCGATGGTTCAGGGCAAGGGCCAGGACGACAAAGAACCGATTGACTTGCTGCCGGAGACGGTCACAGCCCTGGCTGAACACATACGCATCAACTATGTGGCCGATGGACCGCTGTTTTGTGGTTTCAGCAACAACAGCAGGCGGCTCACCACCAGAGGCCTAAGGCTGATTGTCGACCGGACCTTGAGAGAACTCGGACTGTGCCGAACTGTTCACGGATTCCGGCACTACTTTACGACCAAGCTGATCGAGGCGTACGGCGGGGACCTGCTGACAGTCGCCCAGTACACCCGCCACCGGTCGCTGGAAATGCTCCAGGTTTACAACGACAGTGTCAAACGCCAGGCTGATCTGCCCCGGTTCTACGAGACCTTTGGAGAGGTCAAATTCGGGCCGGATACAGCCCCTGATTCCCATAACTCTAATTACAGGAAGTAG
- a CDS encoding zincin-like metallopeptidase domain-containing protein, with the protein MDLYQTMTDKIVALLERGTVPWHRPWTVSGPEGLPKNLVFRQPYRGINVFILMAGGFDSPYWLTFNQAKKLGGYVNKGERSSMVVFWNWIDKETGELDSEGHRAVDRIPFLRYYNVFNVSQCTLPDGVVPDLPERPRFEPISECDRIVTGMPNPPAINHNGGNRAYYRQATDSIHIPERHRFPEQSEYYATLFHELTHATGHSSRLNRKTLTEYDGFGGQNYSREELVAEMGAAFLCGMAGIENQTLDNAASYVAHWLQALKADKRLAVTAAAQAQKAADYILNNKTPEGN; encoded by the coding sequence ATGGACCTGTATCAAACAATGACTGACAAGATTGTCGCCCTGCTCGAACGCGGCACCGTCCCCTGGCATCGGCCCTGGACCGTCTCCGGGCCGGAAGGTCTGCCGAAAAACCTGGTCTTCCGGCAGCCGTACCGGGGAATCAATGTCTTTATCCTGATGGCCGGCGGATTCGATTCGCCCTACTGGCTGACCTTCAACCAGGCCAAGAAACTTGGCGGCTATGTCAACAAGGGAGAACGGTCGTCAATGGTGGTCTTCTGGAACTGGATTGACAAGGAAACCGGAGAGTTAGACAGCGAGGGCCACCGGGCGGTTGATCGGATTCCGTTTCTCCGGTACTACAACGTCTTCAACGTGTCGCAGTGCACCTTGCCCGATGGCGTAGTGCCTGACCTGCCGGAGCGGCCAAGATTCGAGCCGATTTCAGAGTGTGACCGGATAGTTACCGGAATGCCTAATCCACCCGCGATCAATCACAACGGCGGCAATCGGGCTTACTACCGTCAGGCAACCGATTCGATCCACATACCGGAGCGGCACCGGTTCCCTGAGCAGTCGGAGTATTATGCGACTCTGTTTCACGAACTGACCCATGCGACCGGGCATAGTTCGAGACTGAACCGGAAGACTCTGACAGAATACGACGGTTTTGGTGGCCAGAATTACAGTCGGGAAGAACTGGTAGCCGAGATGGGAGCGGCGTTCCTGTGTGGCATGGCCGGGATTGAGAATCAGACTCTCGACAATGCGGCCAGCTATGTGGCCCACTGGCTGCAAGCCCTGAAAGCGGACAAGCGGTTGGCGGTCACGGCTGCGGCCCAGGCTCAGAAAGCCGCCGACTATATTCTGAACAACAAAACCCCGGAGGGCAATTAA